From Gemmatimonadota bacterium:
CGCCGCGTCACCACGTCCAGGTGATCCGAGTTGCCGACCTGGCCCAGGAGGCGGAGCGTCGCCGCGACCACCTCGCGATCCACCTCCAGCTCCAGGACGTCGGCCGCGACATCCGCGCTCCCGAAGTCGTTGAGCTGGCGGAGCGCCTCCGCGACGGCGGAGCGCACCCACGCGTCGTGCGTCGGATCGGCCAGGGCGGCCCGCAAGGCCGGCGCGGCCTCCGGTCCGCCCGCCGCCAGGGTCGAGGCGAGGAACCGGGGGGTCCAGTCCGTGAGACGGGGAAGCCGCTGCAGCACGTCCGGCATGTGCTCCACCGATGCCGGACGCGCGAGCGTCTGCACGGCCATCATCGTGACCAGCGGAGACTCGTCGTCGAGGCCCCGTACGATCTCCGCGCGGTACTCCGGCCACCCCAGCTCACCCAGGGTCTGCACCGCGCGCGCGCGCACCGCAGGGGAGCGACGCTGCGCGCGTGCCGCCACCTCGGGCAGGAACGGGAGCGCGAGGCGGCGCACCCGCTCCCGGTCCTCCCCCGCCAGCCGGCGGGCGAAGCGCAGGAGGTTGCCCACGAACGGCAGCCGGTCCTCGTCGGCGACCAGGAAGGGCGCCGTCTCGTCCCCGGCGAAGAGCGCCTCCACGATGCGTGGATCCCACTCGGCGGCGAGACGCTGGCGCCGTTCCATCCGGCGGCGCGCTTGCGCGCGATACCCCAATGCCAGCAGCGCCAGCCCGAAGGCCAGGAGGACCAGTAGCAGCGTCAGCCAGGCGAGGACCGGAAGCGACGGAGCCAGGCTGCGACCGAGCGCGCCCAGCAGCTCCAGCAGGCCCATCGTCAGCCCCCGCCGATCAGGCGCTGCACCCGGGCGGAGAGCTCGCTCAGCGAGAACGGCTTGCGCAGCGTATCCGTGGCGCCCATCGAGAAGGCTCGTGACACCTGGGCGTCCCGCTCCATGGTGAGCATCATGATGGGGACCTGCGCGAAGGCCGCGCTCTCGCGCAGCTTGCGCAGCAGACCGAATCCGTCGGTGCCCGGCGTGGCGACGTCGAGAATGATGGCAGCCGTGGTCAGCGTGGGCGTCATCTCCAGCGCGTCGAGGCCATCGCCGAAGTGGACGACCTTCAGACCGTCACGGGTGAGTCGCTCCTCGATGAGCCGCGCGGTGAGCGGATCGTCCTCGACCAGCAGGACGGTGGCGTCGACGGGCAGCTCACGCTCGTCGGAGTCGACGATGCGGCCTCCCCCGCCCCGGGCCGCCTGCGCCAGCCGCCGCTCGGCCATCATGATGCCGTCCTCCAGACTCTCGGCGGAGTCGAGCGCCACCAGACCCACGGAGCAGGTCACGTCCGGCACCCGCACACCCGAGGCGGTCGGTCCCGGTGCCGCGAGCGCGGCGCGGATCTTGGCGAGCGCCACATGGGACGCGGCAACGTCGGTGTGGGGAAGCGCGATCGCGAACGCGTCGTCCCCCCAGCGCGCCACCAGGTCCGAGCGCCGCAGCACGGTCGACAGTCGGCTGGCGAGGAGTCGGAGGACCGCGTCTCCCACATCCCGTCCGTGGAAGTCGTTGAGCGCCCGGAAGCGGTCCACGTCCAGCAGGCCGAGCGTCAGCGGCTCTCCCTTGCGGACCAGCGCGCTCCAGGTGTCGCCCAGCGCACCCAGGAAGACGTTGCGGGTCCGCAGGCCGGTGAGCGGGTCGCGCAGGGCCTGATCCCGGATCTGCGCTGCGCGCAGCAGGAAGGCGCCGACGGACGCCGACAGCACCGCGGGGTGCACCGGCTTGGTGAAGTACGCGTCGGCACCGAGCGCAAACCCCTCCGTCTGCGGCTGCGCCCCCGAGGCACCCGAGACCACGATGATGGGCACCGCCGAGGTGCTCGGTCGCTCCCGCAGCTCCACGAGCAGCTCCCGTCCGTCCACGTCGGGCAGCGTCTGATCGAGGATGACCAGGTCGACGCGCTCGAGGGAAAGCAATCGATCGGCCTCGGCCTTGGTGCCGGCGACGAGGATACGACGACCGGGTGCGTCGAGGATGGCACGCAGGAGCACCACCGTGGTGGCGTCGTCCTCGACCACCAGGACGGTGACGACGTCGGCGGCACCGGGCTCGATCTCGGCCTCGACCCGCCGCACCAGGGCCTGCGCGGCGTCCAGCAACGCAGGCCCGGGGCCACGGGCACAGCGATCGGCCGCCAGCGCGAGGTCAGGGAACCGCTCGGCCGCGCGGCGCGCCAGCGCCGCGGCCAGACGGCGCAGCGAGTCGACGTCACCCGCGTCTCCACCGCGGGCCCCCTGTACCGCGATCCGCAGCGCGTCGCGCTGGGCCACCAGACCCTGCCGGTACCAGCGATCCATCGGATCGTCGGGGACGGAGGCCGCCCCGGTCGGCGCCGGGAGCCCTTCGGGCGACGGGGATGGCCCCGGATGGACCGCGGGCTCGACGGACGCGGGCTCCACGGGTGCGGGCAGGAGCGCAGCCACGTCCAGGGCGGCCTCGCCCTCGAGCAAGGTCAGCCCCGAGGGCCCCGAGGCCGGTCCCGAGCCCAGAGCGGCGCGGACGTCGGCATAGTCGAGATCCACGGGGTCGCCGACGGCCAGCACCAGCCCGGGCCCGCGTCGGGTCTCCCCGCCCCCGAGGCGGCCGTGGTCCAGCCCCGGGTCGGTGACCAGCAGCGTGTGGATCCCACAGATGCGGCCGCTGCGGCACAGGAGCACGAGGGCCCCGGGCCGCAGGGCCTCGAAGACCGCCCGGTTCCGGGGCCCATCGGTCACCGGCCAGAGCCCGACGGTCAGACCCGGAGCCGCCTTCAGATGCGGACGGGCGTCGGGGCTCAGCAGGACACGCAACTCCTCGCCGACCGGCGGGTCCTCGATGGCCGACGCGTGCATCCGCCGGGCGGCCGCGCTCGAACCGGGAACGAGGACCACCTGCGCACGGGGCTCCGGGGCCCGGTCGGAGCGGATGTCCGTACCCTGCGGACCGGAGGTCCAGGGGACTGCGCTGGCGATCATCGACCGGCGAACGTCCAGGAATGAAGCCATTCTCGGCGGATACGCCGCCTCGTGCGACGATCCAACGTGGCGTCGGTACAGCAGGTCCCGGGCCACCCTGTATCCGGGTGGACGGGGGCGGCCGCGCCCGCGATCGTAGGGCGTCCGAGCGGCCGCCCTGAGGGCGCCGCCGAACCGGTTCCCTCGCCACCGTCCCTCGCCACGCGCCATGGGCAGACGCCGCATCCCCACCGTCTCCGGCTCCGACCCCGGGCACGCGGACCGGCTGCGCCACCGGAACGCGGACGAGACGCTCGATCTGCATGGGCTGGAGGTCTGGCAGGCCGAGAGCAAGGTGCGGTTCTTCCTGGAGCGGACCGCACGCCAGCACGCGGGAGGCGTGGTGCGGATCGTCACCGGACGCGGGCTCCACTCCAGCGATGGGCCCCGACTGCGCGAGGCGGTCGAAGCCCTGCTGCGCGAGCGTCCCGAGGTGGCCGAGCAGGAACGCGCGCTCGACGGGGGGAGCGTGCTGGTCCGGTTGCGCTAGCGCGGAGGCTGCGGCTCCACGGCCAGCGCCGTGAGCTCGGCCAAGGGCGCCTCGATGCCCGCCTGGCGTGCCAGGCGTGCGACCGTGGCGTTCAGCGCGTGCACCTCGGTGCGCCGGCCGGTGCGAAGATCGTGGAGCAAGCTCGGATAGAACGTGTCCGGGAAGGCGTCGAGCACCGCGTGCACCTGGGCCTCCTCGTCGTCGGGGACGGGCACGCCGAGCGCGCGCGCCACCCGGGCTACCTCGGCCACCGCGCGCTCCTGGAGCGCGCGCCCGTGCGGATGGGCCCGCACGGGTCCCAGCGCCGAGCGCGCCGGGGCGCAGAGCGTGGCCAGAGCGCATACCACGCCCATCTTCCGCCAGAGCTCGGCGCGCAGATCCGCGGAGACCTCCACGTCCACCCCCGCCCGCGCGAGCGCCCGGGCCAGCGGGGTGACGAACCCGGCGGGCGCGCCGGCCGGGGAACTCAACACCATGCGGCGATGCTCGCCCTGGCGCTCGAGCACGCCGGGTCCGGTCTTGAAGGCCGTGACGTAGGCCAGACCCGCCAGCACGCGGTCCGCCCGCACACCCGCGGCCACCAGTCGTTCGACGGCGTCCACCCCGTTCAGGAGCGGCACGGCGAGCGCACCCTGCTCCACCAACGCGCGCACCGAGGGGGCCACCGCGTCCAGATCGTAGGTCTTGACGGTGATCAGCACGACGTCCGGCCTGCCCACGTCGGCAGCCGACACCGCGCAGGGTACGCGCACCACCCATTCCCCCGCGGGCTCCCGGATGCGCAGCCCATCCGCGACGATCGCCTCCCGGTGTGCGCCGCGCGCCACCAGGTGCACGTCCTCGCCGGCCCGCGCGAGCAGGGCGCCCAGGTAGCCGCCCAGGCCGCCCGCGCCCACCACCGCGAACCTCATCGGTCCGTCACGCAGCCCAGCGACGCGGAGGAGACGCTGCGCACGTACTTCAGCAGCACCCCGCGGTCGACCGGCAACGGAGGCTCGCGCCAGGCGGCCCGGCGCCGGGCCCGTTCCTCCGGGGGGATGTCCCACTCGATGCGGTTCGCCTCCGCGTCGATGGTGACGCCGTCCCCGTCCGCCAGCAGCGCGATCGGTCCGCCCACCTGTGCCTCCGGGGCCACGTGGCCGACCACGAAGCCGTGGCTGCCGCCCGAGAACCGTCCGTCCGTGATCAGCGCCACCGATCCGCCCAGGCCCGCACCCATGATCGCCGATGTAAGCGTCAGCATCTCCGGCATCCCGGGTCCACCCTTCGGGCCCTCGTAGCGCACCACCACCACCGATCCCTCGGCGATCGTTCCTTCCTGCAGCGCCTCCAGGGCCGCTTCCTCCCGGTCGAAGACCCGGGCCGGTCCGCTGAACCGCAGGCCCTCCTTGCCGGTGATCTTGGCCACCGCGCCCTCTGGCGCCAGGCTCCCGTGCAGGATGCGCAGGTGTCCGGTGGGCTTGAGCGGGCGGGACAGCGGGCGCACCACGTCCTGACCCTCGTGCAGGTCGTCCACGTCCTCCAGGTTCTCCGCCAGCGTGCGGCCCGTCACGGTGAGGCACGACCCGTCCACGAGGCCCTCGCGCAGGAGCCGCTTCAACACGGCCGGGACGCCGCCCACCCGGTGCAGATCCTCCATGACGTAGCGCCCGGACGGCTTGAGGTCCGCCAGCCACGGGGTGCGGTCGCTCACGGCCTGGATGTCCGCGAGGTCGAGCGGCACGTCCACCGACGCGGCGATGGCAAGCAGGTGGAGCACCGCATTGGTGGAGCCGCCCAGCACCGTCACCAGCACCAACGCGTTCTCGAACGCGGCGCGCGTGAGGATCTTGCGCGGTGTGAGGTCCAGCTCCAGCAGGCGGCGGAGCGCGGCGCCGGCCGCACGGCACTCGGCGCGCTTGGCCGGATCGGTGGCGGGGGTGGAGGCGCTGAACGGCAGGGTCATGCCCAGCGCCTCGGCGGCGCTGGCCATGGTGTTGGCCGTGTACATCCCTCCGCAGGCCCCGGGGCCGGGGCACGCGGTGCGCACGACGCGCCGGAAGCGCTGCTCGTCGATGGTGCCGGCCAGGCGCTGTCCGTAGCTCTCGAACACCGACACCACGTCCAGGGCCTCACCGTCGAGACGGCCCGCCCGGATGGTGCCGCCGTAGATCATCAGCCCGGGTCGATCCAAGCGGCCGAGCGCCATGAGCGACCCCGGCATGTTCTTGTCGCAGCCGGGCAGGCAGACGAGGCCATCGTACCACTGGGCGCGCACCACGGTCTCGATGGAGTCGGCGATGAGATCCCGCGACGGCAGGGAGAAGCTCATCCCGTCGGTGCCCATCGAGATGCCGTCGCTCACGCCGATGGTGTTGAAGCGCATCGGGACGAGGTCGGCCTCCCGCACGCCGGCCGCCACGTCCGCGGCCAGGTCGAGCAGGTGCATGTTGCAGGGATTGCCCTCCCACCACATGGACGCGATGCCGACCTGGGCCTTCTCGAGGTCCTCCGGCGTCAGACCGGTCGCGTGCAGCATGGCCTGGGAGGCCGCCTGCGCCTCGGGCCGGGTGATGCGCGCGCTGTAGCGGTTCAGGGGTCGGGACTCGCTCACGGCCTGCTCCTCCGGGGTCGGGGAACAGACTAGGGCGTGGGCCCAGGCGTTACAACGGGCGCCCCCCCTGGGCGGAAGACAGGCCGAGCGGGGGGCGGAGCCCTCAGGCCGGCACGCCGCTGTTCCAACGCGCGGCCCAGCCGCGCAGGTCGTCCCCGTGGGCCTCGGTGGTGAGCAACACGAGCGTGTCACCCGGTTCCGCCACGGTGTTCCCGTCGGGGACGAAGGCGCGCTCGGCGCGCCGCACCAGCACCACCAGGCAGTGCGGCGGGAGATGCAGGTCGCGCACCCGGTGGGCGTGGCCGCCCTGGTCCAGGGACGGGACCTGGACCTCCACCTGCACGGACGTGTTGCCGGGCACCTGCAAGAGCCCGCCCGCCCGCTCCAGGAGCTTGCGGTGCTCCTCGCTGAGCTCTTTGTAGGCCCACATCATGTCGTGGCGGCGCAGCACGCCCACCACGGCTCGCGAGCCGCTGTCCAGGACCGGGATCTGCTGCACGTCCGCCTGGGCGAAGAGCCGGAAGGCCACGCGCAGCGTGTCCGCCGGCCCGCACGACAGCACCTTGCGCGTCATGGCGTCGCCGACGGTCTTCCCCTCCATCTCGCCGGCCAGCACGGCCTGTTCGAGATCCGTGTCGGTGATGATGCCCACCAGGCGCTCGTTCGCGTCCACCACGGGCCAGCTGCGGGTGCGGCGCGAGCGCGCGAAGCGCGCCATCTCGTCCAGCGTGAGCTCCGGCGAGAGCGTCTCGAACTGCCGACTCATGGTGTCCTCGACCAGCACCATGTCGAGCACGCTGGAGGCGCTGCCGGCCGGCGTGAGCGCGCCGCGCCGCCGCAGCTTGAGCGAATAGATCGAGTCCGGATGGAGCTTGGACGAGATCAGATAAGCCACGACCACGGAGAACATCAGCGGGAGGATGATCTCGTAGTTGTCGGTCATCTCGAAGAGGATGATGATCCCTGTCATGGGCGCATGCGCGGCCGCCGCGAAGAGCGCCCCCATCCCCACCAGGGCGTAGGCGCCCGCCGGGGCGATCGGGATCTGCAGCACGTCGTTGGCGATCCGACCGAACGCGCCGCCCCCCATGGCACCGATGAACAGCGCGGGCGCGAAGACACCACCCGATCCCCCCGCTCCCAGCGTGATGGACGTGGCGAGGATCTTCAGGAACACCAGCGCGAGCATCATCCCGGTGGCGAGGCTCCCCATGAGGGCCAGCTCCACCCCTTCGTGCCCCACCCCGAAGAGGTGGGGACTGCCGAAGAAGCCCAGCGCCCCCACGGCCAACCCGCCCACGGTGGCCTTGAACACCGGACCGCGCGACCACGCCTCGAACGAGTCCTCGAACCAGTAGACGGCACGCACGTACAGGGTGGCCACGATGCCCAGCAGCACACCGAGTGCCAGGTAGAGCGCGAACTCCCACTGGTTGACGAGCGTGAACGTCTCCACGAGGTGGAAGGCGGGCTCGCGTCCGAGCGCGGCCTGCGAGACCGCCGTGGCGGTCACGGCCGAGATGACCACCAGCCCGAACGAGCGGGCCACGAAGCTGGAGAGGATCACCTCGAGCCCGAAGATGGTGCCCGCGATCGGCGCGTTGAAGGTGGCGCCGATGGCACCCGCGGCGCCGCAGGCGACGAGCACGCGGAGCTGATCGGGCGAGACGCCCAGGAGCTGTCCCAGGGAGCTGCCGAGCGCGGAGCCGATCTGCACGATCGGACCCTCGCGCCCCACCGATCCGCCCGAGCCGATGGAGATGGCGCTCGCCACCGCTTTGGCGGCAGCCACCCGGGGACGGATACGCCCGCCGCGCATGCGTACGGCGTACTGCACCTCGGGGACGCCGTGTCCGCGGGCCTCCGGCGCCCACCTCCGCACCAGCAGCGTCACGAGGACCATGCCGATGGGAGGCGCCAGGAAGTAGTGCAGGTTCGCGAGCGCGGGTGGCAGGCCGAGCGCGGGTCCCAGCTTCTGCCCCTGGCCGAAGAACACCCACTGGACGGCGGCGATCAAGACGCGCAGGACGATCGCGCCGCCCCCGGCCAGCAGGCCGACGGCGATGGCGATCAGCAGGGGTGCCGTGGTTTCGGACTGCGCGAAGCGCAGCCGGAGCCGCTCGAGGGGCGGAGGGGTCACGCGCGGGGGCGGGAGGTCGGAACCATCGTGGCGAGAAGGATAACGCGTCCGGCCGCTTCGGTCAGGGGGCCCACCCTGGCGTACCTCCCGCCGACGCCCTACCGATAGCGGATGCGTCCGCCCCTCGACCCGGGAGCCTCCATGCCCTCGCTGCGTAGCTGCGTCGCCGTCCTGGCCCTACCCGTCCTCGCGGCCTGCGCCGCGGCCGACGCAGGCACCACGGACTGGACGCCGACCGACGCGGACTGGCCCGTCTATGGCGGCGACGACGGCGGCCGCCGCTGGTCCGCGCTCGATGGGGTCACGCCCGAGAACGTCGCGGACCTGACCGTGGCCTGGACCTGGGAGACGGGAGACGTCCCGGTTCCGGGCCCGATGCGCCCGATCCCGGGTCAGGACGTCCGGGCCGGCAACTTCGAGGTCACGCCGCTCGCCATCGGCGACACGCTCTACGTCTCCACGCCCTTCAACCGCGTCGTGGCATTGGACGGTGCGACGGGCGCGGAGCTGTGGAGCTACGACCCGGGCACCGTGGACTGGGGCAAGCCACCGAACGGCACCGGCCTGGTGCACCGGGGCGTCGCGGTCTGGACCGGCGACGGCAGCCGACGGCTCTTCCTGAACACGCGCTGGCGGCTGATCGCGCTGGACGCCGCCACGGGCGAGCCCATCGAAAGCTTCGGGCACCGGGGCGAGATCGACCTCACCGAGCAGCTCCTGTGGCGCACCAACCGTCTGCACTACACGCAGACGTCTCCACCCGTCGTGTACGGCGATCTGGTGATCCTGGGCAACGGCGTGTGGGACGGCTTCGTGTATCCCAACGATCCGCCCGGCAACATCCAGGCGTTCGATGTGCGAACGGGCGAGCTCGTGTGGTCCTTCAACCCCATCCCCCAGGACGGGGAGTTCGGCAACGAGACGTGGGAAGACGAATCCTGGCGCGTGAAGGGCCACACCAACGCGTGGGCGCCGATGACGGTGGACACCGAGCGCGGTCTGCTCTACGTGCCCATGGGGACGCCAAGCGGCGACTACTACGGCGGAGACCGCAAGGGCGACAATCTGTTCGCCGAGACGCTGCTCTGCCTGGATGCACGCACGGGCGAGCGGAAGTGGCACTTCCAGACCGTACACCACGGGCTGTGGGACTACGACCTGCCCGGCGCGCCGGTGCTCTACACCGCGGAGGTGGACGGGCGCAGCGTGGACGCGGTGGCCATCGCGGCCAAGACGGGGTTCGTGTACGCGTTCGACCGGGTGAGCGGCGAGCCCATCTGGCCCATCGAGGAGCGCGAGGTGCCCGCGAGCGACGTACCGGGTGAGCGGGCCGCACGCACGCAGCCCTTTCCCACGCGGCCCCCGCCGTTCTCCCGCCAGGGCTTCGAGGAGGACGATCTGGTGAGCCTCACGCCGGAGCTCAACCGGCGCGCCCGGGACCTCACGCGCGGGTTGCGCTTCGGGCCGCTCTACACGCCGCCGTCCCTGCAAGGGACGCTGGGGATGCCCGGCATCATCGGTGGGGGGAACTGGGGCGGCTCCGCGGTGGATCCGACCACCGGCTTCCTCTACGTGAAGGCCACCGAGGGCCCGGCCCTGTTCAAGCTGGCGCCGGCGGACACCAGCCGCGTGGTGGCGGAGTGGGACATCGACCGCGACGCGCGGGGCATGACCAGCGTGGACGGCGTGCCGATCATCGACCCACCGTACGGGACCGTGACGGCGATCGACATGAACGCAGGCGAGATCGTGTGGCAGAGTCCGGTGGGGGACAATGCGCGTGTGCGGGAGCATCCCCTTCTCGCCGGGGTGGACCTGCCGGAGCGGCTGGGAGCGGCGGGCGCGCCCGGTCCCATCGTCACGGCGGGCGGCCTGGTCTTCGTGGCCGGCGGCGCGGACGTGCTGACCGCGTTCGACGCCGCCACGGGCGCGCGGCTGTGGGAGGGACCGCTGCCCGGACGCGGCTACGCGAACCCGATGACCTACGCCACCCGCGACGGACGGCAGTACGTGGTGATCGCGACCGGCGGCGGGGCGGACGGGGGAACGCTGGTGGCGTTCGCGCTGCCGCCGGAGGGAGCGCGATGAGCACCGATCGTCGCAGCTTCCTGAAGGCCGCCGGGACCGCCTTGGGCGCCGCGGCGGTGGGTACTGGATGCGCACCGAATCCAGCGAGCGACCGTGAGGACGCTGCGGCGAGCACGTCCCTGGACGGCGGACTGCTGCGCGCGGTGGCCGTGCTGGTGCTGCCCGCAGAGCTGTCGCCGGTGGAGCAGGAGGAGGCCGTGCAGGGCTTCGAGCGCTGGGCCGCAGGCTATGAGCCCGTGGCCGAGCTCAACCACGGCTACGGGACGTCGGAGATCCGGTACGGCCCGCCCGACCCGCGGCCGGGCTGGGCGGCGCAGCTGCGGGGGCTGGATCTCGAAGCGCAGCGGCGCTCGCAGACGGGGTTCGCGGCGCTCGAGCGCACGGAGGCCGACCCGCTGCTCCGCGGCCACCTCGCAGGTGCACGCGGCGGGCTGGGCGCTCCGCTGCAGGCCGAGCACGTCGCCCTGGCCCTGCTGGGGTGGTGGCTGTCCACGCCGGATGCCACCGACCGCTGCTACGGCGTGCGCATCGCGCCGCAGACCTGTCGTGGCATCGACACCGCGCCCGCCGAGCCGGAGGCGATCCTGTGAGACGCCGCATCGAGGAAGCGGACGTGGTGATCATCGGTGGGGGGATCAGCGCCGCCCTGGTGGCCGAGAAGCTCACGGACGAGCACGACGTGGACGTGCTCGTCGTGGAGGCAGGCGGCGAGTCGGCCCTGCTCGAGGCGCGGGGCGAGCGGCGCCAGCGCTACCTGGACTACGGGGAGAACCCGTGGACGGACGACCACATCGCCGATCAGGTGGCGCTCGGGATCATGTCGCGCTCCATGGTGGTGGGCGGGCAGGCGCTCCACTGGGGGGGCACCACGCCGCGCTTCACGCCCGAGGACTTCCAGCATCGATCGTACTTCGGCGTGCACACGGACTGGCCCCTCGACTACGACACGCTCGATCCGTACTACCAGGACGCGGAGGAGCGCATCGGGATCGCCGGCGAGCAGGGACCCGATCCCCTCGATCCGCGCGGCGCGCCCTACCCCATGCCGGCGGTCCCGCTCACGTGGACGCTGGGTCGGCTGCAGGAGTGGGTGTCCGCCGCGGGCATCCCCACCTGGATCAATCCGGTGGCCAAGAACACGCAGCCCTGGCGTGGCCGCAACGTCTGCCAGCGCTGCGACACCTGCAACATCTGCCCCACGGGCGCCAAGTACACCCCCGATTTCACCTTCCAGCAGCTGCTCGGTGCCGGCCGCATACGTCTGCACCCGCGCACGCTCGTGCGCCGCCTGCTGCTCGAAGACGGCACGTCGCGCATCCACGCGGCCGTCGCGCGTTCCTACGACGATCCCGACACCGACGTGGTCTACCAGGCACGCACCTTCGTGCTGGCCGCGGGCTACACGTGGAGTCCGCACCTGTTGTTGTTGTCCGCGCAGGGTGCCTTCCCGGAGGGACTGGCCAATTCCTCCGGACTGGTGGGCCGCTACATGAACGGGCACCGCAGCGTGAGCGCCTTCGTGGAATTGCCGCTGCGCCTGCTGCCCGGCATGTACAACGGGCATTCGCTCATCTCCAAGTATTTCCAGCGGCCCACGGCAGCCGGCGGACCGGGCCTTCCGGACGGCTTCATGCGTCACGACTTCCGGGTCTGGGAGTCGACCACCGCCCGCGGTCCCCGGCTGCGGGACGACGACGACCGCCTGCTGCTCGGGGACGACCTGATGGCGGACTGGCGTGCGCGCACCGCGACCGGCACCACCCGGCTACGCTCCTACTACGACGTGATCCCGGACCGGGACAGCCGGGTGGAGCTGGACCGCGGGCGCACCAACCGCTTCGGAGATCCGCTGCCCACGTTGCACTTCCAGGACGCACCGATCTCCCGTGAGCAGCGGGGGCGCACCGAAGCGCGCATCCGCGGCGTCTTCGAGCGGCTCGCGGCGTCCGGCAACGGCCGCGTGCTGCGTACCTCCGTGGACGATACGCAGGATCACCCCGGAGGGGGATGCCGCATGGGGGACGATGCGGCCGACAGCGTGGTCGATTCCTGGGGCCGCACGCACGACCACGAGAACCTGTTCGTGGTGGGCGCCCCCACGATGGTGTCCGGTGGCTGCAGCAACGGTACGCTGACGTTCGCGGCCCTCTCGTTGCGGGCCGCGGAGGAGGTGGGCCGCGCCTTCCCCGACCGGGCTCCGGCCGGGGCCTGATCGGGTGGGTCTGCACGTCGTCCTGGTCCATCCCGAGATCCACTGGAACACCGGCAACGCGGGGCGCACCTGCCTGGCGGTCGGCGCGAGCCTCCACCTGATCGAGCCGCTGGGCTTCTCGCTGGAGGAGCGCGAAGTGAAACGCGCGGGGCTCGACTACTGGCCGCACGTGGACCTGCAGGTCTGGCCGGACTGGGACAGGTTCGAGGAGGCCCTGCCCGGGCTGGGCGAGCCCTGGTTCTTCTCCACGCGCGCGCCGCGTTCCTACTGGGATGCCCCGCTGGGCGCGCCGGAGGACGTGGTGCTGATCTTCGGGCGCGAGACGATCGGGCTGCCCGACGCCCTGCACGAACGCTACGCGGAGCGCTTCGTCTCCATGCCGGTGGCGTCCCCGCGCGTCCGCTCCCTGAACCTGTCGACCAGCGTGGCGCTCGCGGCGTACGAGGTGCTGCGGCAGCGGCGCGACGTCACTTCACGCTGACGCCGGCCGCCGCCAGCGCGTCGGAGACGATCGCCGACGCCTCCTCCTGGATCCGGGCCAGGTGGTCGGGGCCGCGGAAGCTCTCCGCGTAGATCTTGTACACGTCCTCGGTCCCGGACGGTCGCGCAGCGAACCAGCCATTCTCCGTCGTCACCTTGAGCCCGCCGATGGGCGCGTCGTTGCCCGGCGCGCGCGTGAGCGTGCCCGTGATGGGCTCGCCCGCGAGCGTGGAGGCCGTCACCTGCTCGGGCGACAGCTTCTTGAGCACCGCTTTGGCCTCGGGGCCGGCCGCGGCGTCCACGCGGGCATAGACGGGGCTTCCGAAGCGAGCCTCGAGCTCCGCGTAGCGCTCGCTCGGATCCCTCTCCGTGCGCGCGGTGATCTCGGCCGCCAGCAGCGCCAGCAGGATGCCGTCCTTGTCGGTGCTCCACGGCGTGCCGTTCTTCCGCACGAAAGAGGCGCCCGCGCTCTCCTCGCCCCCGAAGGCGAGGCGG
This genomic window contains:
- a CDS encoding HEAT repeat domain-containing protein, which produces MGLLELLGALGRSLAPSLPVLAWLTLLLVLLAFGLALLALGYRAQARRRMERRQRLAAEWDPRIVEALFAGDETAPFLVADEDRLPFVGNLLRFARRLAGEDRERVRRLALPFLPEVAARAQRRSPAVRARAVQTLGELGWPEYRAEIVRGLDDESPLVTMMAVQTLARPASVEHMPDVLQRLPRLTDWTPRFLASTLAAGGPEAAPALRAALADPTHDAWVRSAVAEALRQLNDFGSADVAADVLELEVDREVVAATLRLLGQVGNSDHLDVVTRRTSDPDFVVRVAAADALSALGGPEELERLKSMVYEDPSQWVALRAARSLLQAGWRAELRALALSSHPRAAIGSQVLAEGSPR
- a CDS encoding response regulator — encoded protein: MIASAVPWTSGPQGTDIRSDRAPEPRAQVVLVPGSSAAARRMHASAIEDPPVGEELRVLLSPDARPHLKAAPGLTVGLWPVTDGPRNRAVFEALRPGALVLLCRSGRICGIHTLLVTDPGLDHGRLGGGETRRGPGLVLAVGDPVDLDYADVRAALGSGPASGPSGLTLLEGEAALDVAALLPAPVEPASVEPAVHPGPSPSPEGLPAPTGAASVPDDPMDRWYRQGLVAQRDALRIAVQGARGGDAGDVDSLRRLAAALARRAAERFPDLALAADRCARGPGPALLDAAQALVRRVEAEIEPGAADVVTVLVVEDDATTVVLLRAILDAPGRRILVAGTKAEADRLLSLERVDLVILDQTLPDVDGRELLVELRERPSTSAVPIIVVSGASGAQPQTEGFALGADAYFTKPVHPAVLSASVGAFLLRAAQIRDQALRDPLTGLRTRNVFLGALGDTWSALVRKGEPLTLGLLDVDRFRALNDFHGRDVGDAVLRLLASRLSTVLRRSDLVARWGDDAFAIALPHTDVAASHVALAKIRAALAAPGPTASGVRVPDVTCSVGLVALDSAESLEDGIMMAERRLAQAARGGGGRIVDSDERELPVDATVLLVEDDPLTARLIEERLTRDGLKVVHFGDGLDALEMTPTLTTAAIILDVATPGTDGFGLLRKLRESAAFAQVPIMMLTMERDAQVSRAFSMGATDTLRKPFSLSELSARVQRLIGGG
- a CDS encoding Smr/MutS family protein; amino-acid sequence: MGRRRIPTVSGSDPGHADRLRHRNADETLDLHGLEVWQAESKVRFFLERTARQHAGGVVRIVTGRGLHSSDGPRLREAVEALLRERPEVAEQERALDGGSVLVRLR
- a CDS encoding ketopantoate reductase family protein: MRFAVVGAGGLGGYLGALLARAGEDVHLVARGAHREAIVADGLRIREPAGEWVVRVPCAVSAADVGRPDVVLITVKTYDLDAVAPSVRALVEQGALAVPLLNGVDAVERLVAAGVRADRVLAGLAYVTAFKTGPGVLERQGEHRRMVLSSPAGAPAGFVTPLARALARAGVDVEVSADLRAELWRKMGVVCALATLCAPARSALGPVRAHPHGRALQERAVAEVARVARALGVPVPDDEEAQVHAVLDAFPDTFYPSLLHDLRTGRRTEVHALNATVARLARQAGIEAPLAELTALAVEPQPPR
- the ilvD gene encoding dihydroxy-acid dehydratase, with the translated sequence MSESRPLNRYSARITRPEAQAASQAMLHATGLTPEDLEKAQVGIASMWWEGNPCNMHLLDLAADVAAGVREADLVPMRFNTIGVSDGISMGTDGMSFSLPSRDLIADSIETVVRAQWYDGLVCLPGCDKNMPGSLMALGRLDRPGLMIYGGTIRAGRLDGEALDVVSVFESYGQRLAGTIDEQRFRRVVRTACPGPGACGGMYTANTMASAAEALGMTLPFSASTPATDPAKRAECRAAGAALRRLLELDLTPRKILTRAAFENALVLVTVLGGSTNAVLHLLAIAASVDVPLDLADIQAVSDRTPWLADLKPSGRYVMEDLHRVGGVPAVLKRLLREGLVDGSCLTVTGRTLAENLEDVDDLHEGQDVVRPLSRPLKPTGHLRILHGSLAPEGAVAKITGKEGLRFSGPARVFDREEAALEALQEGTIAEGSVVVVRYEGPKGGPGMPEMLTLTSAIMGAGLGGSVALITDGRFSGGSHGFVVGHVAPEAQVGGPIALLADGDGVTIDAEANRIEWDIPPEERARRRAAWREPPLPVDRGVLLKYVRSVSSASLGCVTDR